One Burkholderia cepacia genomic window carries:
- a CDS encoding ABC transporter permease — translation MPSLSRSSAPSPAPAQAHGVARRAPRVTGARAIAALQWGVTLLLCAFLIVPVVMSVLAGLTVNYFRGLSSGLTLRWLEQVWQQYHGSVALSLEVAFATLAIVLVAGVPAGYALARSKSRIARAIEEALVLPVALPGLASALALLVVYGGFTAFRMSLWFIVAGHVVFTLPFMVRAVAAVAAGADLRTLEEGAASLGASFVTRFVTIVLPNLRPGIVAGALAVLTLSIGEFNLTWMLHTPDTKTLPVGLADTYASLRLEVGSAYTILFLLMTLPLLVAMQWLGVDPSGTRALKKRPR, via the coding sequence ATGCCATCGCTTTCCCGCTCTTCCGCGCCGTCGCCGGCGCCCGCGCAGGCGCACGGCGTCGCCCGGCGCGCGCCGCGCGTCACCGGCGCGCGCGCGATCGCCGCGCTGCAATGGGGCGTCACGCTGCTGCTGTGCGCGTTCCTGATCGTGCCTGTCGTGATGTCCGTGCTCGCGGGCCTGACCGTCAACTATTTCCGCGGCCTGTCGAGCGGCCTCACGCTGCGCTGGCTCGAACAGGTGTGGCAGCAGTATCACGGCTCGGTCGCGCTGTCGCTCGAAGTCGCGTTCGCGACGCTCGCGATCGTGCTCGTCGCCGGCGTGCCGGCCGGCTACGCGCTCGCGCGCAGCAAGAGCCGCATCGCACGCGCGATCGAGGAAGCGCTCGTGCTGCCGGTCGCGCTGCCCGGCCTTGCGTCGGCACTCGCGCTGCTGGTCGTGTACGGCGGCTTCACCGCGTTCCGGATGAGCCTGTGGTTCATCGTCGCCGGCCATGTCGTGTTCACGCTGCCGTTCATGGTGCGCGCGGTGGCCGCCGTCGCGGCCGGCGCCGACCTGCGCACGCTCGAGGAAGGCGCGGCCAGCCTCGGCGCATCGTTCGTCACGCGCTTCGTCACGATCGTGCTGCCGAACCTGCGCCCCGGCATCGTCGCGGGCGCGCTCGCGGTGCTCACGCTGTCGATCGGCGAATTCAACCTCACGTGGATGCTGCATACGCCCGACACCAAGACGCTGCCCGTCGGCCTCGCCGATACCTATGCGTCGCTGCGCCTCGAAGTCGGCAGCGCGTACACGATCCTGTTCCTGCTGATGACGCTGCCGCTGCTCGTCGCGATGCAGTGGCTCGGCGTCGATCCATCCGGCACGCGCGCGCTCAAGAAGCGCCCGCGCTGA
- a CDS encoding ABC transporter ATP-binding protein — MKLDSTPITLTRCAKTFRGTRVLEPLDLSIGAGETLVLLGPSGCGKTTTLRLIAGLDTPDAGGTIAFGHDDVTALPIERRQVGMVFQNYALFPNLTVRGNVGYGLKIRKTGPRALRERVDELLAMMRLDAHADKPVDQLSGGQRQRVALARALAVRPRVLLLDEPLTALDAKLRDVLRREMNALLRELGVTTVYVTHDQAEAMELGDRIVVMGAGRIEQIGTPRDVYYHPANRTVAQFIGTLNRLAGQWRDGTLVTTGGAIATPHAADEWFFRPEDAQLADPAHAPLRGAVGACAFLGERTRLTIEHAAPDALVIDVPGRIALARGTAVGLAIAPEGLIALGA; from the coding sequence ATGAAACTCGATTCCACTCCCATCACCCTGACCCGCTGCGCGAAGACGTTCCGCGGCACGCGCGTGCTCGAACCGCTCGACCTGTCGATCGGCGCGGGCGAAACGCTCGTGCTGCTCGGGCCGTCGGGATGCGGCAAGACGACGACGCTGCGCCTGATCGCGGGCCTCGACACACCGGACGCCGGCGGCACGATCGCCTTCGGCCATGACGACGTCACCGCGCTGCCGATCGAGCGCCGGCAGGTCGGCATGGTGTTCCAGAACTACGCGCTGTTTCCGAACCTGACGGTGCGCGGCAACGTCGGCTACGGGCTGAAGATCCGCAAGACCGGGCCGCGCGCGCTGCGCGAACGCGTCGACGAGCTGCTCGCGATGATGCGGCTCGACGCGCATGCGGACAAGCCGGTCGACCAGCTGTCGGGCGGCCAGCGCCAGCGCGTCGCGCTGGCCCGCGCGCTGGCAGTGCGGCCGCGCGTGCTGCTGCTCGACGAGCCGCTGACCGCGCTCGACGCGAAGCTGCGCGACGTGCTGCGTCGCGAGATGAATGCGCTGCTGCGCGAGCTCGGCGTGACGACGGTCTACGTGACGCACGACCAGGCCGAAGCGATGGAGCTCGGCGACCGGATCGTCGTGATGGGCGCGGGCCGCATCGAGCAGATCGGCACGCCGCGCGACGTCTACTACCACCCGGCGAACCGCACGGTCGCGCAGTTCATCGGCACGCTGAACCGGCTCGCCGGGCAGTGGCGCGACGGCACGCTGGTGACCACGGGCGGCGCGATCGCCACGCCGCACGCGGCCGACGAATGGTTCTTCCGCCCCGAGGATGCGCAACTCGCCGATCCCGCGCATGCGCCGCTGCGCGGCGCGGTCGGCGCATGCGCGTTCCTCGGCGAGCGCACGCGGCTCACGATCGAGCACGCGGCCCCCGATGCCCTCGTGATCGACGTGCCGGGCCGCATCGCGCTCGCACGCGGTACGGCGGTCGGCCTCGCGATCGCACCGGAAGGCCTGATCGCGCTCGGCGCGTGA
- a CDS encoding MmgE/PrpD family protein: MTTDTQARATRLAAFVARTSAAALPDDVVAKAKRHVLDTFGAALAGTSAAETRSARALTGVVGRGGASLWGTRRRASARDAAFVNGIAAHALELDDSGGCDHSGAVVLPAVLAALSCAGEPIAGRECVMAIALGYDVGRRVLEAAGGYSAHNGAGWHSTLSCGVFGAAAASARVLGLDAARTRDALGHAASFAGGLWSFIHDGSQTKRLHAGRAAEGGVLAALLAREGVSGPARVFDDVWGGFFNTFAARSHEPDALTDGLGTQWKLMRCSIKPHASCRSAHAAVDAALLLADGRTFAAGEIERVTVRASAFVARMCGGRDLSTLSSAQMSLPYAVAAALVFGDTGIDAYRADRRTDPTVTALLARITVDVDPALGDLDEPTVILQRADGTRESRHVPIALGDPRNPLPDAALLAKYRALAGIVLVPAQVDALSDTCLSLERKADARVLNQQLAGDAETRR; encoded by the coding sequence GTGACGACGGACACGCAAGCGCGCGCGACACGGCTCGCGGCATTCGTCGCACGGACCTCCGCCGCTGCATTGCCGGACGACGTCGTCGCGAAAGCCAAGCGTCATGTCCTCGACACGTTCGGCGCCGCGCTGGCCGGCACGTCGGCCGCCGAGACGCGCAGTGCCCGTGCGCTCACCGGCGTCGTTGGACGAGGCGGTGCATCGCTATGGGGCACGCGACGGCGTGCGAGTGCGCGCGACGCGGCGTTCGTCAACGGCATCGCCGCGCACGCACTCGAGCTCGACGATTCCGGCGGCTGCGATCATTCGGGCGCGGTCGTGCTGCCCGCCGTGCTGGCCGCGCTGTCGTGCGCCGGTGAACCCATCGCGGGCCGAGAATGCGTGATGGCGATCGCGCTCGGATACGACGTCGGTCGGCGCGTGCTCGAGGCGGCGGGCGGGTACTCGGCCCATAACGGCGCGGGCTGGCATTCGACGCTCAGTTGCGGCGTGTTCGGCGCGGCCGCCGCGAGCGCGCGCGTGCTCGGACTCGACGCCGCGCGTACGCGCGACGCGTTGGGCCACGCGGCGAGCTTCGCCGGCGGCCTGTGGAGCTTCATCCACGACGGATCGCAGACCAAGCGGCTGCACGCCGGGCGTGCGGCCGAAGGCGGCGTGCTGGCGGCGTTGCTCGCCCGGGAAGGCGTGAGCGGCCCCGCCCGCGTGTTCGACGACGTGTGGGGCGGCTTCTTCAACACGTTCGCCGCGCGATCGCACGAGCCGGACGCGTTGACCGACGGTCTTGGCACGCAGTGGAAGCTGATGCGCTGCTCGATCAAGCCGCACGCGTCGTGCCGCAGCGCGCATGCGGCGGTCGACGCGGCGCTGCTGCTCGCCGACGGCCGCACGTTCGCGGCGGGCGAGATCGAACGGGTGACGGTGCGTGCAAGCGCGTTCGTTGCGCGGATGTGCGGCGGCCGCGACTTGTCGACGTTGTCGTCCGCGCAGATGAGCCTGCCGTACGCGGTTGCGGCGGCGCTCGTGTTCGGCGACACTGGGATCGACGCTTATCGCGCGGACCGGCGCACCGACCCAACCGTGACTGCGCTGCTCGCGCGCATCACGGTCGATGTCGATCCGGCGCTCGGCGATCTCGACGAGCCGACGGTGATCCTGCAACGCGCGGACGGGACGCGGGAATCGCGGCACGTTCCGATCGCCCTCGGCGATCCGCGCAATCCGCTGCCGGATGCGGCGCTGCTGGCGAAATATCGTGCGCTGGCGGGCATCGTGCTCGTCCCTGCGCAGGTCGATGCGTTGAGCGATACATGCCTGTCGCTTGAGCGAAAGGCGGACGCACGCGTGCTGAACCAACAGCTCGCCGGCGATGCCGAAACTCGCAGATGA
- a CDS encoding polysaccharide deacetylase family protein gives MTHLPVWPGGARYAVAITVDFNDIHGIQTREPRIVGREKSLSVWRYGATRGVDRLLAAFDAFGVPTSWFVPGAVAETHRGTVCEIVAAGHELGVNGYRCEDFDALPLAGQIDACRAGRAALADATGRDANGFRSFTGNWADGFAEFLVAEGFTWSSSWRGDDLPYVHPRSSGDVNGARLVELPLHYELEDEPYFEFNLSPPVPAGQPRIAAYRDVLDNWQRDVDGFRRFGLCCVLRLHPEIIGTAGRIDLLRALLEYVRGTGDAWFATGHDIARWWHAHAPVNAPGHPVDVFARCVADEAAR, from the coding sequence GTGACCCACCTTCCTGTATGGCCGGGCGGCGCGCGATACGCGGTCGCGATCACGGTCGACTTCAACGACATTCATGGCATCCAGACGCGCGAACCGCGTATCGTCGGCCGCGAGAAATCGCTGTCGGTCTGGCGTTACGGCGCGACGCGCGGTGTCGACCGGCTGCTTGCGGCGTTCGACGCGTTCGGCGTGCCGACGAGCTGGTTCGTGCCCGGCGCCGTCGCCGAAACGCATCGGGGCACGGTATGCGAGATTGTCGCTGCCGGCCACGAGCTCGGCGTGAACGGCTATCGCTGCGAGGATTTCGATGCATTGCCGCTTGCCGGCCAGATCGACGCGTGCCGCGCGGGGCGTGCGGCGCTCGCGGACGCGACCGGTCGCGACGCGAACGGCTTTCGCTCGTTCACCGGCAACTGGGCCGACGGCTTTGCCGAATTTCTCGTCGCGGAAGGTTTCACGTGGTCGTCGTCCTGGCGCGGCGACGATTTGCCTTACGTGCATCCGCGTAGCAGCGGCGACGTGAACGGCGCACGGCTCGTCGAACTGCCGCTGCACTACGAACTGGAGGACGAACCGTATTTCGAGTTCAACCTGTCGCCGCCCGTGCCGGCAGGCCAGCCGCGCATCGCCGCGTACCGCGACGTGCTCGACAATTGGCAGCGCGACGTCGACGGGTTCAGGCGTTTCGGGCTGTGCTGCGTGTTGCGCCTGCATCCCGAGATCATCGGCACGGCCGGGCGGATCGATCTGCTGCGCGCGTTGCTCGAGTACGTGCGCGGTACCGGCGATGCGTGGTTCGCGACGGGGCACGACATCGCGCGCTGGTGGCATGCGCACGCACCGGTCAACGCCCCGGGCCATCCGGTCGACGTGTTCGCACGATGCGTGGCGGACGAGGCGGCGCGGTGA
- a CDS encoding polysaccharide deacetylase family protein: protein MTDQAPRWPDGKRACVALAFDLDGPTGDAMLNGSIWRNPAYFTLGSYGPWRALGRLLDMLASFALPATFFVPAWVARTWPAQCAAIVEHGHEIGYHGYRHEAFWTLAPDRQREIMAQSADIFARTLGVRPVGFRTPSGDWSAATVAVLREAGVCYSSSMRGDDRPYLLHGEDGEPPLVEIPGRWETDDYASLAYYRNPDYPAGLDRIAGYGATLDNWTREFDGVVREGLCLTTLLHPKVCGKPGRIALLEAWLDHMCAQDGVWFARCRDVAEWRLRQAARDAVPTQRSGT, encoded by the coding sequence ATGACGGACCAGGCTCCCCGCTGGCCGGACGGGAAGCGCGCATGCGTCGCGCTTGCGTTCGATCTCGACGGCCCGACCGGCGACGCGATGCTGAACGGGTCGATCTGGCGCAACCCCGCGTATTTCACGCTCGGCAGCTACGGGCCGTGGCGCGCGCTCGGCCGGCTGCTCGACATGCTCGCGTCCTTCGCGCTGCCCGCGACGTTCTTCGTGCCCGCCTGGGTCGCGCGAACGTGGCCCGCGCAATGCGCGGCGATCGTCGAGCACGGCCACGAGATCGGCTATCACGGCTATCGGCACGAAGCGTTCTGGACGCTTGCGCCCGATCGGCAGCGCGAGATCATGGCGCAATCGGCCGATATCTTCGCGCGCACGCTCGGCGTGCGGCCGGTGGGGTTCCGCACGCCGTCCGGCGACTGGAGCGCGGCGACGGTGGCCGTACTGCGCGAGGCGGGCGTGTGCTATTCGAGCTCGATGCGCGGCGACGACCGACCGTACCTGCTGCACGGCGAGGACGGCGAGCCGCCGCTCGTCGAGATTCCCGGCCGCTGGGAGACCGACGACTACGCGTCGCTCGCGTATTACCGCAACCCTGACTACCCGGCCGGACTCGACCGGATCGCGGGCTACGGCGCGACGCTCGACAACTGGACGCGCGAATTCGACGGCGTAGTCCGTGAAGGGCTGTGCCTGACGACGCTCCTTCATCCAAAGGTGTGCGGCAAACCGGGACGCATCGCGCTGCTGGAGGCCTGGCTCGATCACATGTGCGCGCAGGACGGCGTATGGTTCGCGCGCTGCCGCGATGTAGCCGAGTGGCGGCTCAGACAGGCCGCGCGAGATGCGGTGCCCACCCAACGGAGCGGCACGTGA
- a CDS encoding ABC transporter substrate-binding protein — MKASLLTRTLAAVAFGALVFHAPYAAAQAASAKRTLNVAIVPNYPPFEYKDPATDKLAGFDVDLGEALAAKMGAKLNWVETSFDQMMSAVATQRVDMILSGMTDLPTRRDVVTFVDYIETGPQFYVLKARAGEFTQMSALCGKRVGSSRRTSFPDNTTAWSAENCVKAGKPAIVVVGTDGSSDARMQLRQNRIDAAVQGGETLPYQNSLEQNAYAPVGKPFLSQYTGIGVAKSNTALSSALTAALDQLIADGSYRKLLAKWGLQEHAVAKAMINGTH; from the coding sequence ATGAAAGCATCCCTCCTGACCCGCACGCTGGCCGCCGTCGCATTCGGTGCGCTCGTGTTTCATGCACCGTACGCCGCCGCGCAGGCCGCGAGCGCGAAACGCACGCTGAACGTCGCGATCGTGCCGAACTATCCGCCGTTCGAATACAAGGATCCGGCGACCGACAAGCTCGCGGGCTTCGACGTCGATCTCGGCGAGGCGCTTGCCGCGAAGATGGGCGCGAAACTCAACTGGGTCGAGACGAGCTTCGACCAGATGATGAGCGCGGTCGCGACGCAACGCGTCGACATGATCCTGTCCGGAATGACCGACCTGCCGACGCGCCGCGATGTGGTGACGTTCGTCGACTACATCGAGACGGGCCCGCAGTTTTACGTGCTGAAGGCACGCGCCGGCGAGTTCACGCAGATGAGCGCGCTGTGCGGCAAGCGCGTGGGGTCGAGCCGGCGCACGTCGTTCCCGGACAATACGACCGCGTGGAGCGCGGAGAACTGCGTGAAGGCCGGCAAGCCGGCGATCGTCGTGGTGGGCACCGACGGCTCGTCGGATGCGCGGATGCAGCTGCGCCAGAACCGCATCGACGCGGCCGTGCAGGGCGGCGAGACGCTGCCGTACCAGAACAGCCTCGAGCAGAACGCGTATGCGCCGGTCGGCAAGCCGTTCCTGTCGCAATACACGGGCATCGGCGTCGCGAAGAGCAACACGGCGCTGAGCAGCGCACTGACGGCGGCGCTCGACCAGTTGATCGCGGACGGCTCGTACCGGAAGCTGCTCGCGAAATGGGGGCTGCAGGAACACGCGGTGGCGAAGGCGATGATCAACGGCACCCACTGA
- a CDS encoding amino acid ABC transporter ATP-binding protein, with protein MNDTIQPHRENVMTNAVVRAVDVRKSYGDFQALHGITLDVEQGEVLCIIGPSGSGKSTFLRCINQLEAISAGALWVNGELAGYRRTGNRLHELSERQVARQRLATSMVFQRFNLFPHKTALENVIEGPVQVLKRRRAQADEEARALLARVGLAHKCDAFPVELSGGQQQRVAIARALAMHPQLILFDEPTSALDPELVGEVLAVMRDLAKSGMTMIVVTHELGFAREVADRVVFMDGGRIVESGPPDQVLSAPAHARTRDFISAVIA; from the coding sequence ATGAACGACACGATCCAACCCCATCGGGAGAACGTCATGACCAACGCGGTCGTTCGCGCGGTAGATGTACGCAAGTCGTACGGCGATTTCCAGGCGCTGCACGGCATCACGCTCGACGTCGAGCAGGGCGAAGTGCTCTGCATCATCGGCCCGTCGGGCTCGGGCAAGAGCACGTTCCTGCGCTGCATCAATCAACTCGAGGCGATCAGCGCGGGCGCGCTGTGGGTCAACGGCGAACTGGCCGGCTACCGGCGCACGGGCAATCGGCTCCACGAGCTGTCCGAGCGCCAGGTCGCGCGCCAGCGGCTGGCGACGAGCATGGTGTTCCAGCGCTTCAACCTGTTCCCGCACAAGACCGCGCTCGAAAACGTGATCGAGGGCCCCGTGCAGGTGCTCAAGCGCCGCCGTGCGCAAGCGGACGAGGAGGCGCGCGCGCTGCTCGCCCGCGTCGGGCTCGCTCACAAATGCGACGCGTTTCCGGTCGAGCTGTCGGGCGGCCAGCAGCAGCGCGTCGCGATCGCGCGGGCGCTCGCGATGCATCCGCAGTTGATCCTGTTCGACGAACCGACGTCGGCGCTCGATCCCGAACTCGTCGGCGAAGTGCTGGCCGTGATGCGCGATCTCGCGAAGAGCGGGATGACGATGATCGTCGTCACGCACGAGCTCGGCTTCGCGCGCGAGGTGGCCGACCGCGTCGTGTTCATGGACGGCGGCCGGATCGTCGAAAGCGGGCCGCCGGACCAGGTGCTGTCCGCACCGGCACATGCGCGCACACGCGACTTCATTTCGGCGGTGATTGCTTGA
- a CDS encoding amino acid ABC transporter permease — MLSASDSRRLDGAPSAADAAADDTAALVRVRRRYWGRYVASVAIVAALAYIAAAFARGQIEWRVVGQFLTARSILTGLANTIVMTVLAMTVGVVLGVVTAVMRLSSNPVLGAIAQGYIWLFRGTPVILQLLLWFNLALVFPTLGIPGIAEYRTVDVMTPFLAAVLGLGINQGAYTSEVVRAGLLSVDTGQYEAAKSIGMARLQALRRIILPQAMRVIVPPIGNELIGMVKLTSLASVVQYAEMLHNAQNIYYANARVIELLIVAGIWYLAVVTVLSLAQAGVERRFARGAGRAAGRK, encoded by the coding sequence ATGCTGAGCGCATCCGATTCCCGCCGCCTCGACGGCGCACCGTCGGCGGCCGATGCGGCCGCGGACGACACGGCCGCCCTCGTGCGTGTGCGCCGGCGCTACTGGGGCCGCTACGTCGCATCGGTCGCGATCGTTGCCGCGCTCGCCTATATCGCCGCCGCGTTCGCGCGCGGACAGATCGAATGGCGTGTCGTCGGCCAGTTCCTGACCGCGCGCTCGATCCTGACGGGGCTCGCCAACACGATCGTGATGACCGTCCTCGCGATGACGGTCGGTGTCGTGCTCGGGGTCGTCACCGCGGTGATGCGGCTGTCGTCGAACCCGGTGCTCGGGGCGATCGCGCAGGGCTACATCTGGCTGTTCCGCGGCACCCCGGTGATTCTGCAGTTGCTGCTGTGGTTCAACCTGGCGCTGGTGTTTCCGACGCTCGGCATCCCGGGCATCGCCGAATACCGGACCGTCGACGTGATGACGCCGTTCCTCGCGGCCGTGCTCGGACTCGGCATCAACCAGGGCGCGTATACGTCGGAAGTCGTGCGGGCCGGGCTGCTGTCGGTCGATACAGGCCAGTACGAGGCCGCGAAATCGATCGGCATGGCGCGCCTGCAGGCGCTGCGCCGCATCATCCTGCCGCAGGCGATGCGCGTGATCGTGCCGCCGATCGGCAACGAACTGATCGGCATGGTCAAGCTGACGTCGCTCGCGAGCGTCGTGCAGTACGCGGAGATGCTGCATAACGCGCAGAACATCTACTACGCGAATGCCCGCGTGATCGAGCTGCTGATCGTCGCCGGCATCTGGTATCTCGCGGTCGTCACCGTGCTGTCGCTTGCACAGGCCGGCGTCGAACGGCGCTTCGCACGCGGCGCCGGGCGCGCGGCGGGCCGCAAATGA
- the argH gene encoding argininosuccinate lyase, producing the protein MSLTEPIERLWGGRFQSEPSDALQNLSRSDPSFYRLVPYDLAGSRAHARELNRAGIVNDDDLAQLLAAMDRIARDYAAGAIAPSLADEDVHTFLERVLTQRLPALGGKLRAGRSRNDQAANDLRLYLRDKARQLVRGVLDLQDALIGQASRHVDTVTAGFTHLQPAQPIVFGHQLLAHAQSLYRDADRLVDWDRRTARSPLGAAALAGSAICVRPELSARELGYDAPCENSIDAVAARDHVAEFAFVTSMLAVNLSRLSEEVILWTSRQFRWVELDDGYATGSSIMPQKKNPDIAELTRGKAGRLIGNLTGLLATLKSLPLAYNRDLAEDKIAAFDSIDTLELVLPAMAGMIRTMRVNVDEMRRQAPLGFTLATEVADWLALTGVPFSEAHEITGTLVRACERDGVELADASAEQLQAVDTRLAPAVRAHLTLDAAVAARGGAGGTSPARVREQIDRLSEAIERQAAWAADYRGPSC; encoded by the coding sequence ATGAGCCTTACCGAACCGATCGAACGCCTGTGGGGCGGCCGTTTCCAGTCCGAACCGTCCGACGCGTTGCAGAACCTGTCGCGTTCCGATCCGAGTTTCTACCGTCTCGTGCCGTACGATCTGGCCGGCTCGCGTGCGCATGCGCGCGAATTGAACCGCGCCGGCATCGTGAACGACGACGACCTCGCGCAGTTGCTGGCCGCGATGGACCGCATCGCGCGCGACTACGCGGCCGGTGCGATCGCGCCGTCGCTTGCCGACGAGGACGTGCACACCTTCCTCGAGCGCGTGCTCACGCAGCGGCTGCCGGCGCTCGGCGGCAAGCTGCGCGCCGGGCGCTCGCGCAACGACCAGGCGGCGAACGACCTGCGCCTGTACCTGCGCGACAAGGCGCGCCAGCTCGTGCGCGGCGTGCTCGACCTGCAGGATGCGCTGATCGGCCAGGCGAGCCGGCATGTCGACACGGTGACGGCCGGCTTCACCCACCTGCAGCCGGCGCAGCCGATCGTGTTCGGCCATCAATTGCTCGCCCACGCGCAGTCGCTGTATCGCGATGCCGATCGCCTGGTCGACTGGGACCGTCGCACCGCGCGTTCGCCGCTCGGCGCGGCCGCGCTCGCGGGCTCGGCGATCTGCGTGCGGCCCGAGCTGTCGGCGCGGGAGCTGGGCTACGACGCGCCGTGCGAGAACTCGATCGACGCGGTGGCCGCGCGCGATCACGTCGCCGAATTCGCATTCGTCACGAGCATGCTCGCCGTGAACCTGTCTCGCCTGTCGGAAGAAGTGATCCTGTGGACGTCGCGACAATTCCGCTGGGTGGAACTCGACGACGGCTACGCGACCGGCAGCTCGATCATGCCGCAGAAGAAGAACCCGGACATCGCGGAACTCACGCGCGGCAAGGCGGGGCGCCTGATCGGCAACCTGACGGGGCTGCTCGCGACGCTGAAGTCGCTGCCGCTCGCGTACAACCGCGATCTCGCGGAAGACAAGATCGCCGCGTTCGATTCGATCGACACGCTCGAACTCGTGCTGCCCGCGATGGCGGGGATGATCCGCACGATGCGCGTGAACGTCGACGAGATGCGTCGCCAGGCGCCGCTCGGCTTCACGCTCGCCACCGAGGTCGCCGACTGGCTCGCGCTGACGGGCGTGCCGTTCAGCGAGGCACACGAGATCACCGGCACGCTCGTGCGAGCGTGCGAGCGGGACGGCGTCGAGCTGGCCGACGCGAGCGCCGAACAGTTGCAGGCCGTCGACACGCGCCTCGCACCGGCGGTGCGCGCGCATCTGACGCTCGACGCGGCCGTCGCCGCACGCGGCGGGGCGGGCGGCACGTCGCCCGCACGCGTGCGCGAACAGATCGACCGCCTGAGCGAGGCAATCGAGCGCCAGGCCGCGTGGGCGGCCGATTACCGGGGGCCGTCATGCTGA
- a CDS encoding LysR substrate-binding domain-containing protein: MRNRLPPLNPLRAFEAAARRGSVSAAADELHVTASAVSHQIRILESTLGVALFVRSKARVKLTPEGEALLEPVGAAFDLIANATVRLDSPSAVGDLVVSTPLSLTSRWLARHIGNFLERYPGVHLKVIPSNDEREIYSPDVDVCIRYGEGTWRNRHVELLEHPALFPVVSPALMNGPDAIRKVQDLAGRTLFCEHAGSWMRWLAEANADKLPGIRILEIGNAHIGVEAAVHGQGVALGDSLSVRDDLIDGTLVRPFSATVPSRHAYYLVTRHEMTETPLVTAFTAWLRARPA, from the coding sequence ATGCGCAACCGCCTGCCCCCGCTGAACCCGCTTCGCGCATTCGAGGCCGCCGCCCGGCGCGGCAGCGTGTCGGCCGCCGCCGACGAACTGCACGTGACCGCGAGCGCGGTCAGCCACCAGATCCGCATTCTCGAAAGCACGCTCGGCGTCGCGCTATTCGTCAGATCAAAGGCCCGCGTGAAGCTCACGCCCGAAGGCGAGGCGCTGCTGGAACCGGTTGGCGCCGCGTTCGACCTGATCGCGAACGCCACCGTCAGGCTCGATTCGCCGTCCGCCGTCGGCGATCTCGTCGTGTCAACGCCGCTGTCGCTAACGTCGCGCTGGCTCGCCCGGCACATCGGCAATTTTCTAGAGCGCTATCCGGGCGTCCACCTGAAGGTGATTCCGTCGAACGACGAGCGCGAGATCTATTCACCGGACGTCGACGTCTGCATCCGCTACGGAGAAGGCACCTGGCGCAACCGGCACGTCGAGCTGCTCGAGCATCCGGCGCTGTTCCCGGTCGTGAGCCCGGCGTTGATGAACGGGCCCGATGCGATCCGCAAGGTGCAGGATCTCGCGGGGCGCACGCTGTTCTGCGAGCATGCGGGCTCGTGGATGCGCTGGCTGGCGGAAGCAAACGCCGACAAGCTGCCGGGCATCCGCATCCTCGAAATCGGCAACGCGCACATCGGTGTCGAAGCCGCTGTGCACGGGCAAGGCGTCGCGCTCGGCGACAGCCTGTCCGTGCGCGATGACCTGATCGACGGCACGCTCGTGCGGCCATTCAGCGCAACGGTGCCGTCACGTCATGCGTACTATCTCGTCACGCGTCACGAGATGACCGAGACGCCGCTCGTGACCGCGTTCACGGCATGGCTACGCGCACGCCCCGCGTAA
- a CDS encoding GNAT family N-acetyltransferase: MRKRSPIFTSRWRHTYRDLAPVRVHAVLDEHYRGRKWREKLASNERDQLVLVAETDGRIVGIGAAGAPSEPTFGGRGGIKLLYVDREFKRRGIGRQLLARLATHLEASRYPGAALSVVKGNAAAIAFYEALSGRCAGEYVDAGPIWRSQNIVMVWDDFASLVS; this comes from the coding sequence ATGCGCAAGCGATCGCCGATTTTCACGTCAAGGTGGCGGCATACCTATCGCGATCTTGCACCGGTGCGGGTGCATGCCGTCCTCGACGAGCATTATCGTGGCAGGAAATGGCGGGAGAAGCTGGCGTCGAACGAGCGCGACCAGCTGGTGCTCGTCGCTGAAACCGATGGCAGGATCGTCGGCATCGGAGCGGCCGGCGCGCCGTCGGAACCGACTTTCGGTGGCCGTGGCGGGATCAAGTTGCTGTACGTCGATCGCGAATTCAAGCGTCGCGGCATTGGCCGACAGTTGCTGGCACGGCTCGCGACACACCTGGAGGCATCGCGGTATCCGGGCGCCGCGTTGAGCGTGGTCAAGGGAAACGCGGCCGCGATTGCGTTTTACGAGGCGCTGAGCGGCCGGTGCGCCGGCGAGTACGTCGATGCGGGGCCGATTTGGCGCTCGCAGAACATCGTCATGGTGTGGGACGACTTCGCGAGTCTCGTTTCCTGA